Part of the Trichocoleus sp. genome is shown below.
GAGTTCCTGAAACGGGAAGGGGAGCAGTGGTTCGTGGAGTCTGGAGATAACGTCAAAAGCCTGGATCAAGTTTTGGCTGACTACCTGGCAAGTGAAGAAGGGCAACTCTTTGTCCCACCCTCTGGAGTCAATGGCTCAAGCTCCCAAGAAACAAAAGCTACTCCAGCACCAGCCAATCACAAACCTACATCAGTTGAAGCAGTCAACGCTGCATTCGCCAACTTCTAATAATTCAAAAATATTTTTAATAAATTATGGTTTCAGTCAACTCAATGACTCCTGTAGATGCAATTAGTCTTGTCATTCAAGAGCAAATTGCTGAACTACGGATCACAGATTATCCAATTCTTAATTTAATTCGCAAGGACAGCGCTTATCAGTCTGCTATCAAGTGGGATGTCAACGTTTCCACTGATGCAACGCAAGGGTCTGCTGTGAATGCAGATGCACCTGCTGCAAGCTCTGATACGGTACGGGGTGCTAACTTACCTATTGGTATCTATGCCTTCCGCGAAACCTTTGACCTGCTCAAGACGGATATTCGCCAAGCGCGTACAGCAGCCCCCAGTGCCCTGAAGAATCTCATTGCTGCTCAAACCCGCTCCAAGATTCTCAAGATCATGAAGGGTCATAACCTGGCTCTGTATGTGGGTGCTGGTGAACAGGTAAGGGGTGGTATCTATGGTCTAGATACGATCGCTTCAAGCACTGCGACCTACGCAGGTATCAACCCTGCAACTGCGGGTAATGAAGCCTGGATTGGTCATGCTGAAGATACGGTTGGCGCATTGACAGCAGACAAGATGGATAGTGCAGCTGAAGCAATGTATACGCTTGGCAGCAACTTTACCCACATTGTCACCACGCCTACGATCGTTACCAAGTACAAGAAGCTATTCCGCGACAACCACATGACCGCTGGCAATGTTGCTGGTACGGCTGACATTGGTTTCACTGGCGTTACTTATGAAGGTCGTCCTGTAATTCAAGACCGTGACTGTCCTGAAGGGGCTATGTATTTTGTAGATGAGCCTCAACTGAGTCTTCACACTTATGCAGTGGATGGGGTTCAAACCATGCGCGGCTTGAACGTTGTGATCGCAGAATTGCCTTCTAACAGTTCTCTAGCAGTGCGCTTTGAAGTTGCTGTCATCTCTCAGCTCCAAGCGTTCGATAGACGTGCTGTTGCGAAACTGGGCGACATCACAGGCTAATTCATTAACCAAGTTTGCGGCTGGATATCCACTCCAGCCTTCTGTTTTTATATGCCTTATTTCACTGCTACTCAGGTAGAGCAGATTACAACCATCCTTGGCTACGCTTCTGCTCCTCACCTGATTGCCCCACAGCTTGCTAATTCCTATCTTTCAGCTGCAGTAGAAAGAGTAGCCCAAATCCTAATTGACCTGGCAGAGATTGACGCTCAGTTGAAAGCCCTTCGACCAGACAGCATGGCGGAATCCGTTGCAGGAATGCAGCTTAATTTCCCCAAGCACAGGGCATTACTCAAGTCAGATGCAAGCGATCTACTCAAGGAACTGGCGCAGGTTTTGGGTATCCCGCTCCTGTCTAAGAAATATGCTGGCTCCGCTAGAGCTACAGTCTCTTACTGGTAAAGCCAATGGCAGCAGATTCTCTACTTAGTAGAATGGCAGCACTCAATGCTCGCCTGACTCCAATTGCTACAAGACTTGGCATTCCCAGATGGACGCTGACATTTCAAACATCTGGCAACACGATCGTCACTGATGCAGACACAGGTATTGAGTATGCTCAGCCCCAGGCTGTCATTATCAAAGCCCATCTCATTCAGGCTCCTGACCAGAGCCGATCGCTACAGGACATAGAGAACCCACTCATTAATCCAACCAGTATCAAGGTGATGGGTTGGTGCATGGAACCTTATCTCTTACCTATCACCGTTCGCCCTATGTCTGTTGCTCAAGTGGTCGCAGACAGTTCAGATGACCCAATTGCAGGTCAGTTTTTGCTGCTACCAGAAATCTCCTCTACGAAGACTATTCACCGCCATCACTTGTACGGCTATCTCCAACTCAATCCAGGCGCATGAAGTATCAACTCAAACTCAACCTGAACAATATCAAGGTTGACCAGAGCGCGATCTTCACCTGGGATAGTCCTGCAGCTGCAGCCCATGAGGGTATCACGCTGAATGATGGTCAACAGCTTCCTGGTTACCAGTGGATAGACGTTACCCATCAGCAGGTGAATCTTCCTGAGGTGATGGGTGAGCAGATTTCTACTTCCAAGACTTTGCAGGAAGCCTTCAACAAAACAGCAAGGCATCTTGCCCAGCAATATCAGGAAGCACTCCAGCAAGCTCCTGCTGATTTGCCTTGGGATTATGGGGCGATCGCAGCCAGTCAGCAGCTTTTAATCGAATAGCAATGGAATTCA
Proteins encoded:
- a CDS encoding phage major capsid protein, with translation MTPVDAISLVIQEQIAELRITDYPILNLIRKDSAYQSAIKWDVNVSTDATQGSAVNADAPAASSDTVRGANLPIGIYAFRETFDLLKTDIRQARTAAPSALKNLIAAQTRSKILKIMKGHNLALYVGAGEQVRGGIYGLDTIASSTATYAGINPATAGNEAWIGHAEDTVGALTADKMDSAAEAMYTLGSNFTHIVTTPTIVTKYKKLFRDNHMTAGNVAGTADIGFTGVTYEGRPVIQDRDCPEGAMYFVDEPQLSLHTYAVDGVQTMRGLNVVIAELPSNSSLAVRFEVAVISQLQAFDRRAVAKLGDITG